One part of the Bacillus sp. FJAT-45350 genome encodes these proteins:
- a CDS encoding YugN family protein — protein MKFENIGINSEEVKFSTLKHAAESVGLVHAGQWDYERVSFDYKYEDQVENAIYYLRVQGVAVEGEIPKSDAVVKLLDPILGKHYYPHGVEYDGEDFPKAIVDKSKKKLEQFKEKLGK, from the coding sequence ATGAAGTTCGAAAATATTGGTATTAATTCAGAAGAAGTTAAATTCTCAACACTTAAACATGCTGCTGAGTCAGTAGGGTTAGTACATGCTGGTCAATGGGATTATGAGCGCGTATCATTTGATTACAAATATGAAGACCAGGTAGAAAATGCAATATATTACCTTCGTGTACAAGGTGTTGCTGTTGAAGGCGAAATCCCTAAATCTGATGCAGTAGTTAAGCTACTTGACCCAATTTTAGGTAAACATTATTACCCACATGGGGTTGAATATGATGGAGAAGACTTCCCAAAAGCAATTGTAGACAAAAGCAAGAAAAAATTAGAACAGTTTAAAGAAAAGTTAGGAAAGTAA
- a CDS encoding CBS domain-containing protein — protein MEHLRDVMTSDVEFCTPDDNVYEVAVKMQNLEVGAIPICKEQQLLGMITDRDIVVRGVAEKKPNSTQVTEIMSENLITASPDMSVDEAAKMMAQKQIRRLPVVENNKLVGIVALGDLAVHQGTSDEAGFALSEISERPEVHH, from the coding sequence ATGGAACATTTACGCGATGTAATGACTAGTGATGTAGAATTTTGTACTCCAGATGACAATGTTTATGAGGTTGCAGTAAAAATGCAAAATTTAGAGGTTGGTGCGATTCCGATCTGTAAGGAGCAACAATTATTAGGTATGATTACTGACCGTGATATTGTTGTAAGAGGTGTGGCAGAAAAGAAGCCTAATTCAACTCAAGTGACTGAAATTATGAGTGAAAATCTAATTACAGCTTCTCCAGATATGAGTGTGGATGAAGCTGCAAAAATGATGGCTCAAAAGCAAATCCGTCGTTTACCAGTTGTTGAAAATAACAAATTGGTAGGGATTGTTGCTTTAGGTGACCTTGCTGTACATCAAGGTACTTCTGATGAGGCAGGCTTTGCTTTAAGTGAGATTTCTGAACGTCCGGAAGTCCACCATTAA
- the coxB gene encoding cytochrome c oxidase subunit II yields the protein MKNWKNAWRFLPLSLVVLFLAGCGEENLTALDPKGPQAAWLLDNMMLSVYVMTFVSVVVFAIFFIILAKFRRKPGDDTYPKQVEGNHTLEIIWTAIPILLLAILAVPTVTGTFMLADTEPEGEHTVEIKVTGHQFWWQFDYEGEGFTAGQDVYIPVGEKVIFELHASDVQHSFWVPALGGKVDNVPGITNHLWLIADEPGIYKGKCAELCGPEHALMDFKVVALDRPDYDAWVEGMLAATGESEDTFAQQGYEVFQNNGCIGCHAVSGTGTAAGPTLTNFGERTVVAGYLEYTEENLEAWIRDPESLKQGNNMPGYPQLSDDDMAALIAYLNSLKVLE from the coding sequence ATGAAAAATTGGAAAAATGCATGGCGTTTTTTACCGCTCTCACTAGTCGTTTTATTCTTAGCTGGGTGTGGTGAAGAGAACCTAACTGCCCTAGATCCTAAAGGTCCGCAGGCGGCATGGTTATTAGACAATATGATGTTGTCAGTTTATGTCATGACCTTTGTAAGTGTAGTTGTATTTGCAATCTTCTTTATCATTCTTGCAAAGTTCAGAAGAAAACCTGGTGATGATACCTACCCAAAACAGGTAGAAGGGAATCATACACTAGAGATTATTTGGACAGCTATTCCGATTCTATTATTAGCAATCTTAGCTGTACCTACTGTAACAGGTACTTTCATGTTGGCAGATACTGAGCCGGAAGGTGAACATACAGTAGAGATTAAGGTAACAGGTCATCAATTTTGGTGGCAGTTTGATTACGAAGGTGAAGGATTCACTGCTGGTCAAGATGTTTACATTCCAGTTGGTGAGAAGGTAATCTTTGAATTACATGCATCAGATGTTCAGCATTCATTCTGGGTGCCTGCACTTGGTGGTAAAGTCGATAATGTTCCTGGTATTACAAACCACTTATGGTTAATTGCTGATGAGCCAGGAATATACAAGGGTAAATGTGCAGAGCTATGTGGTCCTGAACATGCTCTTATGGATTTTAAAGTAGTTGCTTTAGATCGTCCTGATTATGATGCTTGGGTAGAAGGTATGCTTGCTGCTACTGGAGAGTCAGAAGATACTTTTGCACAACAAGGTTATGAAGTATTCCAAAACAATGGATGTATTGGATGTCATGCTGTTAGTGGAACAGGAACAGCTGCTGGTCCTACATTAACAAATTTTGGAGAGCGTACGGTTGTTGCTGGGTACTTAGAGTACACAGAAGAGAACTTAGAAGCTTGGATTCGTGACCCAGAATCATTGAAGCAAGGTAACAACATGCCAGGTTACCCACAACTTAGTGATGATGACATGGCTGCATTAATTGCATACTTAAATTCACTCAAGGTTCTTGAGTAA
- a CDS encoding cytochrome (ubi)quinol oxidase subunit III: MAGHVDTSKGLPSHPERATLEGKNKFLGFWFFLGGETILFATFFGTYLGLRNGIADGPASHEIFALPLVFIMTMLLLTSSLTSVIAMTAMKKNKFGALKLWMWITVLLGLAFLGFEIYEFYEYVHHYGLGFTTSAFASSFYTLVGLHGAHVAFGLGWIITLLIRYNNSGITLTNAPKFYVASLYWHFIDVVWVFIFTVVYLMGVGG; this comes from the coding sequence ATGGCAGGACATGTTGATACGTCAAAGGGGCTTCCTTCTCATCCTGAGAGAGCGACGCTCGAAGGTAAAAATAAATTCTTAGGTTTCTGGTTCTTCCTTGGTGGAGAAACAATTCTATTTGCAACATTCTTTGGTACGTATTTAGGACTACGTAATGGTATTGCTGATGGTCCAGCTTCACATGAAATCTTTGCTTTACCACTTGTATTTATCATGACAATGTTACTTTTAACAAGTTCATTAACAAGTGTAATAGCAATGACTGCAATGAAGAAAAATAAGTTTGGGGCTCTAAAGCTTTGGATGTGGATCACAGTTTTACTTGGTTTAGCATTCTTAGGCTTTGAGATTTATGAATTCTATGAGTATGTACATCACTATGGTTTAGGATTCACAACGAGTGCTTTTGCTTCTTCATTCTATACGCTTGTTGGTTTACATGGTGCCCACGTAGCCTTTGGTCTAGGCTGGATTATCACGTTATTAATTCGTTATAACAACAGTGGAATTACATTAACAAATGCACCTAAGTTCTATGTTGCAAGTTTATACTGGCACTTTATCGACGTAGTGTGGGTATTCATCTTCACTGTTGTATATCTTATGGGAGTAGGAGGTTGA
- a CDS encoding cytochrome C oxidase subunit IV family protein: protein MADNLSQSFSKSAMTEEEVMNTNKEIKKQYVAFALMIFLTVIAFLAVGSDMIPGSFAIPFILLLAVVQFLLQMLYFMHLKDKDHGWASAFIVSGVVIAIPTVAALILLLGIVKY, encoded by the coding sequence ATGGCAGATAACTTAAGTCAATCATTTTCTAAAAGTGCAATGACGGAAGAAGAAGTGATGAATACGAATAAGGAAATCAAAAAGCAATATGTAGCATTTGCTTTAATGATTTTTCTAACAGTAATTGCGTTTCTAGCTGTCGGAAGCGATATGATACCTGGTTCGTTTGCTATTCCATTTATTCTGTTATTAGCAGTAGTTCAGTTTCTTTTGCAAATGCTTTATTTCATGCATCTTAAAGATAAAGATCATGGGTGGGCAAGTGCATTCATCGTGTCAGGAGTTGTAATTGCAATTCCTACGGTTGCAGCATTAATCCTACTTCTAGGTATTGTAAAATACTAA
- the ctaD gene encoding cytochrome c oxidase subunit I yields the protein MASKTAQKSVLWDWLTTVDHKKIAIMYLIAGTLYLVQAGVMALLMRIQLMYPENTFLSGQTFNELVTMHGTVMLFFVAAPLLFAFMNYIIPLQIGARDVAFPFVNALGFWIYFFGALLTSLSWFMGGGADAGWTAYVPLAGGDYAGLGLDFYVIGLQVAGIGTLLSAINFLVTIVNMRAPGMTMMRLPLFVWTSFVSSMLILFAFTPLAAGLALLMLDRIFDAQYFIPDMGGNVVLWQHIFWIFGHPEVYILVLPAFGIISEVLPAFSRKRLFGYTAMVFATLIIAFLGFMVWAHHMFTVGMGPIANSIFAVATMTIAVPTGIKIFNWLFTMWGGKLTFNTAMLFAASFVPTFVLGGVTGVMLSMAPVDHLYHDTYFVVAHFHYIIVGGIVLAIFAGLFYWYPKMFGHMLNETLGQIFFWTFYVGFHLTFLIQHFLGLMGMPRRVYTYLADQGLDTFNFISTIGTFLMAIAVVILVINVIYSAFKGERVTVADPWDARTLEWATPTPVPEYNFAQTPIVRSLDPLFYEKVHGDGKMKPAEPIAPIHMPNGSIVPFIMSVGLFFLGLGFVMMSPYMENPIVPPIAVIIFGAAITVGSLLTRSIKEDHGYYIPVEEIKEKEVS from the coding sequence TTGGCTTCTAAAACAGCTCAAAAAAGCGTTTTATGGGACTGGTTAACGACCGTAGACCATAAAAAGATCGCTATAATGTACTTAATAGCTGGTACGCTTTATCTAGTTCAAGCCGGCGTTATGGCTTTACTAATGCGTATTCAACTTATGTACCCTGAAAATACATTCTTAAGTGGTCAAACATTTAATGAATTGGTAACAATGCATGGAACGGTTATGTTATTCTTTGTAGCCGCACCACTATTGTTTGCCTTTATGAACTATATTATTCCGTTACAAATTGGTGCTCGTGACGTAGCATTCCCATTTGTTAACGCACTTGGTTTTTGGATTTATTTCTTTGGTGCTTTACTAACTAGTTTAAGTTGGTTCATGGGTGGAGGAGCAGATGCTGGATGGACTGCTTATGTTCCACTGGCCGGTGGTGATTATGCTGGACTTGGATTAGACTTTTATGTTATCGGTTTACAGGTTGCTGGTATCGGTACATTATTATCAGCTATTAACTTCTTAGTAACAATTGTTAACATGCGTGCTCCTGGTATGACTATGATGCGTTTACCATTGTTCGTCTGGACATCATTCGTATCTTCAATGCTAATTCTATTCGCATTCACACCATTAGCTGCCGGTCTTGCGTTACTAATGCTTGATCGTATTTTCGACGCACAGTATTTCATTCCTGATATGGGTGGTAATGTTGTACTTTGGCAACATATCTTCTGGATTTTTGGTCACCCAGAAGTTTATATCTTAGTTTTACCGGCATTTGGTATTATTTCTGAAGTATTACCAGCTTTCTCAAGAAAGCGTCTATTTGGTTACACAGCAATGGTTTTTGCTACATTAATTATCGCATTCTTAGGATTCATGGTTTGGGCTCACCATATGTTTACAGTTGGTATGGGACCAATCGCGAACTCTATCTTTGCTGTAGCTACAATGACAATTGCTGTACCTACAGGTATTAAGATCTTTAACTGGCTATTCACGATGTGGGGCGGTAAGCTTACATTTAACACAGCAATGTTATTTGCGGCTTCTTTTGTACCAACATTCGTACTTGGTGGGGTAACAGGTGTAATGCTTTCTATGGCACCAGTTGACCACTTATACCATGATACGTATTTCGTAGTAGCTCACTTCCACTACATCATTGTTGGTGGTATCGTTCTAGCAATTTTTGCAGGTTTATTCTATTGGTATCCAAAAATGTTTGGTCACATGCTAAACGAAACTTTAGGTCAGATTTTCTTCTGGACGTTCTATGTTGGATTCCATTTAACATTCTTAATACAGCATTTCTTAGGTTTAATGGGTATGCCACGTCGTGTTTACACGTACTTAGCAGACCAAGGTTTAGACACCTTTAACTTTATTAGTACGATTGGTACGTTCTTAATGGCAATCGCAGTTGTTATTTTAGTTATTAACGTTATTTATTCAGCATTTAAAGGAGAGCGTGTTACAGTTGCAGATCCATGGGATGCTCGTACTTTAGAGTGGGCAACTCCTACACCAGTTCCTGAGTATAACTTTGCACAGACTCCAATCGTTCGTTCTCTAGATCCTCTATTTTATGAGAAAGTTCATGGAGACGGAAAAATGAAGCCAGCTGAGCCGATTGCTCCAATTCATATGCCTAATGGTTCAATTGTTCCATTTATTATGTCTGTTGGATTATTCTTCTTAGGTTTAGGTTTTGTTATGATGAGTCCTTATATGGAAAATCCAATTGTTCCACCAATTGCGGTTATCATTTTTGGTGCTGCTATAACTGTAGGTTCTTTATTAACTCGTTCAATTAAAGAAGACCATGGATATTACATTCCAGTTGAAGAAATTAAAGAGAAGGAGGTAAGCTAA
- a CDS encoding YlbD family protein: MKRKSNLHPSVQQFKQFVKSHPELVKEVRQNRKTWQELFEEWTLLGEEHDMWEQYKIKDNDQDSETMSESTEEATNETNNPGQSESLSNLLGLIKNINFNDLQHHLSQFSGVLGNVQSLMQMFSQGNQGQQQQQQQQQQQSQQTQENPQQEQQNQQDHPFSFRGH; this comes from the coding sequence ATGAAAAGGAAAAGTAATTTACATCCTTCTGTTCAACAGTTTAAGCAGTTCGTTAAAAGTCATCCGGAATTGGTTAAAGAGGTCAGACAAAATCGAAAGACATGGCAGGAATTATTTGAGGAATGGACATTATTAGGAGAAGAACATGATATGTGGGAGCAATATAAAATAAAAGATAATGATCAAGATTCTGAGACTATGTCTGAATCGACAGAGGAAGCTACTAATGAAACAAATAACCCTGGTCAAAGTGAATCGTTATCAAATTTATTAGGACTGATAAAAAATATTAACTTTAACGATCTGCAACACCATCTCTCACAATTTAGTGGAGTACTTGGAAACGTTCAAAGCTTAATGCAGATGTTCAGCCAAGGTAACCAAGGGCAACAACAGCAACAACAGCAACAACAGCAACAATCACAACAAACCCAAGAAAATCCACAGCAAGAGCAACAGAATCAACAAGACCACCCTTTTTCATTTCGAGGTCACTAA
- a CDS encoding YlbE-like family protein: MRKEVQYFLNSQPELKQYIRQHPYWYRRLGREPYLIETLKKEADQFYGRTFPQRIEKFQGNLQLAMMLLQMLKSDGTQGAPDHSGQAQEQGS, from the coding sequence ATGAGAAAAGAAGTGCAATATTTTCTAAATAGTCAACCTGAATTGAAACAATATATAAGACAGCACCCGTATTGGTATCGACGTTTAGGTAGGGAACCTTATTTGATTGAAACGTTAAAAAAAGAGGCGGATCAGTTCTATGGTCGAACGTTTCCTCAGCGTATTGAGAAATTTCAGGGGAATCTACAACTTGCAATGATGTTATTACAAATGTTAAAGAGTGACGGAACTCAAGGTGCTCCAGACCATTCAGGGCAAGCACAAGAGCAGGGTTCATAG
- a CDS encoding TcaA NTF2-like domain-containing protein — protein MKKNVYAILLLFTFLLILSGCGQDEDRTPVTGERKEEISSFVNNFKQEMLIALNEDDFNRLEPFLIVNNHFYHSVRRYLSDAQSKATNAKLHDFIVESVEVNDYDEYFVNIYEKMEVTERQLEPQIEESKHTYVIVEIKNQLKLVEIQVRRE, from the coding sequence ATGAAAAAAAATGTTTATGCAATATTGTTATTATTTACTTTTCTACTTATCCTTAGTGGTTGTGGACAGGACGAAGATAGAACTCCGGTAACAGGTGAAAGAAAAGAAGAGATATCTTCCTTTGTAAATAACTTTAAACAAGAAATGTTAATCGCTCTTAATGAAGATGATTTTAACAGATTAGAACCTTTCTTAATTGTAAATAACCATTTTTATCATTCAGTAAGAAGATATTTGAGTGATGCACAATCTAAAGCAACAAACGCTAAACTACATGACTTCATAGTCGAAAGTGTTGAAGTGAATGATTATGATGAATATTTTGTTAATATTTACGAAAAAATGGAAGTAACAGAAAGACAGTTAGAACCTCAGATAGAAGAATCGAAGCATACTTATGTTATTGTTGAAATAAAAAATCAGTTAAAATTAGTCGAGATACAAGTTCGAAGAGAATAA
- a CDS encoding DUF420 domain-containing protein: MKENGHEAISEPTFKKRNYKPIIIILTLVINGLVVLLASLPGVEGFDLFDVRILPLMNAIFNSFTFLFLLFALIAIIKKNVNLHKKLIYAAFITTTLFLVTYVGHHFLAESTVYGGEGILRSIYYFILITHIVLAAAIVPLALTTVARAWNMENERHRKIARWTMPIWLYVSLTGVLVYIMISPYY; this comes from the coding sequence ATGAAAGAAAATGGTCACGAAGCAATTAGTGAACCTACGTTTAAAAAAAGAAATTATAAACCAATTATTATCATATTAACATTAGTAATAAACGGTCTAGTTGTATTACTTGCTTCATTACCTGGAGTAGAAGGCTTTGATTTATTTGACGTTCGTATACTTCCTCTAATGAATGCTATATTTAATAGTTTTACGTTCCTATTTTTATTATTTGCTCTGATAGCTATAATAAAAAAGAATGTAAATCTTCATAAAAAGTTAATTTATGCCGCCTTTATTACAACAACGTTATTTTTAGTAACATATGTAGGACATCATTTTCTAGCTGAATCTACAGTGTATGGAGGAGAGGGAATACTTCGTTCTATCTACTACTTCATACTAATTACTCATATTGTGTTAGCAGCCGCTATTGTACCATTAGCATTAACTACAGTAGCAAGAGCGTGGAATATGGAAAATGAAAGGCATAGAAAGATTGCACGTTGGACAATGCCTATATGGCTTTATGTAAGCTTAACAGGGGTATTAGTTTATATAATGATATCTCCCTATTATTAA
- a CDS encoding Asp23/Gls24 family envelope stress response protein produces MNKLMLSGGELVIARDVMIDLVLHSLSFFSPYVKPFAPLVKNIVNIHNKTVKNGVELQTVENEGFKLYLHLSFLYGEDIALRSFQIQNQIKKDLEDMTGLSIREVNITVERVHFD; encoded by the coding sequence ATGAATAAGCTTATGTTAAGTGGTGGAGAGTTAGTAATTGCTCGTGATGTAATGATAGACTTAGTGTTGCACAGTTTATCATTTTTTTCTCCCTACGTAAAACCTTTTGCTCCACTTGTAAAAAATATTGTCAATATCCATAATAAGACTGTTAAGAATGGTGTTGAGCTGCAAACAGTGGAAAATGAGGGGTTTAAGCTCTACCTCCATTTATCATTTTTATATGGAGAGGATATTGCATTGCGAAGTTTTCAAATACAAAATCAAATTAAAAAAGACCTTGAAGATATGACTGGATTAAGTATACGAGAAGTGAATATAACAGTTGAAAGAGTTCATTTCGATTAA
- a CDS encoding CAP domain-containing protein — MKRIGCGFLIMVLILFFLVAEFLPDEAARILSNNPFESGSSTTIEDGTHNKGIVLNQEESDDKKEEIFNTDSLLYYIGKGEGDVLANFGEPVRKDPSAYGYIWWVYDSDDRYVQIGIESGQVVTAIGMGENVVIEPFTIGSDYHNLLSQYQFEEQVSLSKGTNSYRFELSAEELRSRPLIEYEDKWVQLYFDTFTNKLSSIRILDRETLLVKRPYSMTYRGSIPEPPTLSADVWKAVEAGAARQILDMTNMIRVRHQLNRLEWDREVSDVAYLHSEDMSTNQYFSHTSPQFGQLKDRLERNDVLFQLAGENIAAQYVDSLAAVEGWLNSEGHRVNLLNDEFTHLGVGIYEKYYTQNFITPWNAFD, encoded by the coding sequence ATGAAACGAATTGGTTGTGGTTTCCTTATAATGGTGCTTATTCTATTCTTTTTAGTAGCAGAATTCTTACCTGATGAGGCAGCAAGGATATTAAGTAATAACCCTTTTGAGAGTGGTAGTTCTACGACAATAGAAGATGGGACTCATAATAAAGGCATAGTTTTAAACCAAGAAGAAAGTGATGATAAGAAAGAAGAGATTTTTAATACTGATTCTCTTTTGTACTATATCGGTAAGGGGGAAGGAGATGTGCTTGCTAACTTTGGCGAGCCAGTACGTAAAGATCCATCAGCTTACGGCTATATATGGTGGGTATATGATAGTGATGATAGGTATGTTCAAATAGGGATAGAGTCAGGACAGGTTGTGACGGCAATCGGAATGGGAGAAAATGTTGTTATCGAGCCTTTTACTATTGGAAGTGATTATCATAACTTACTATCACAGTATCAGTTTGAAGAACAGGTATCACTAAGTAAAGGTACTAATTCCTATCGTTTCGAATTATCAGCCGAGGAGCTTCGGTCTAGGCCGCTAATTGAATATGAAGATAAGTGGGTTCAATTATATTTTGATACTTTTACAAATAAATTGAGTAGTATTCGTATTCTTGATCGCGAAACACTACTAGTAAAACGACCTTATTCTATGACATATCGAGGGAGTATCCCTGAGCCACCTACACTCTCAGCCGATGTTTGGAAGGCTGTAGAGGCTGGAGCAGCTAGACAGATTTTAGATATGACGAATATGATAAGAGTGCGCCATCAGTTAAATAGGCTAGAGTGGGATCGTGAGGTTTCCGATGTAGCCTACCTTCATAGTGAAGATATGAGTACGAACCAATACTTTTCACATACGTCACCACAATTTGGCCAACTAAAAGATAGACTAGAAAGAAATGATGTTTTATTCCAGCTTGCAGGTGAAAATATTGCAGCACAATATGTAGATTCTCTTGCAGCAGTAGAAGGGTGGCTAAATAGTGAAGGGCATAGAGTAAACTTATTAAATGATGAATTTACCCACTTAGGGGTGGGAATCTATGAAAAATACTATACACAAAATTTTATTACTCCATGGAATGCATTTGACTAA
- a CDS encoding PaaI family thioesterase, producing MEPNKRKAILQKVEQYLQEANHEEVDVLDSLVTGIMKKKDGEYETYINAITQMSSLYLENGDYEIVIPIQPVIKNVVNMAHGGITATLIDTAMGSLVSKKLPSDQAVVTSEINIHYIKPGVGDYLRCVATLLNQGKRLCVTEAKVYSDEGKIVASGSGSFVIINKNR from the coding sequence ATGGAACCTAATAAAAGGAAAGCAATTTTACAAAAAGTAGAACAATACTTACAAGAGGCTAATCATGAAGAAGTAGATGTTCTTGATTCACTAGTAACAGGAATAATGAAAAAGAAAGACGGAGAGTATGAAACTTATATTAATGCGATAACACAAATGTCGTCCCTTTACCTTGAAAATGGAGATTATGAAATCGTCATTCCTATTCAGCCAGTCATTAAAAATGTTGTTAACATGGCACATGGTGGTATTACTGCAACCCTTATCGATACAGCCATGGGTTCGTTAGTAAGTAAGAAACTACCGTCCGATCAAGCCGTTGTCACTAGTGAAATCAATATTCATTACATTAAACCAGGTGTGGGAGATTATTTACGCTGTGTGGCGACATTATTAAATCAAGGAAAAAGACTTTGTGTAACAGAGGCTAAAGTATATTCTGATGAAGGCAAGATTGTTGCGAGTGGCTCTGGGTCATTTGTAATTATCAATAAAAACCGCTAA
- the ytvI gene encoding sporulation integral membrane protein YtvI: MSTIFTKKTIIVILTIIVLIIAGYFILPVSLPLILALFTAFILAPIVDALHKQGKMKRNIAVMIVFTIFVCFIGLSGYFIVTKVITQSIELVENLPMYINDINRAWLNFQKDLEHTYADLPPELIWEINNHVNQTLYSLRLEISNRNLITDITSAITKIPGYLVTFLVYLIALFLFLLELPRLKVQMYSYLSEKTADKVNFMASRLSYVIFGFFKAQFLVSIIIFLVSLVGLLLIAPEVALLMAFIIWLIDFIPIIGSIAILAPWALFQLLTGDVAMATQLFILAAVLLIIRRTVEPKVMGQHIGLSPLATLIAMYLGLMLFGIIGFIIGPLIVIAFTSAKEAGIIKLNFKV, encoded by the coding sequence TTGTCAACTATTTTTACAAAAAAAACAATTATTGTCATTTTAACTATCATTGTACTAATTATTGCAGGTTATTTCATTCTTCCTGTTTCATTACCTCTGATCCTTGCATTATTTACTGCATTTATCCTTGCACCAATAGTTGATGCACTACACAAGCAAGGTAAGATGAAGCGTAATATTGCTGTTATGATCGTCTTCACTATATTTGTATGTTTTATTGGGCTAAGTGGTTACTTTATTGTTACAAAAGTAATAACCCAATCAATTGAATTAGTAGAGAATTTGCCAATGTACATAAACGATATTAACAGGGCATGGCTTAATTTTCAGAAAGATTTAGAACATACATATGCTGATTTACCTCCAGAATTAATATGGGAAATCAACAATCATGTAAATCAAACATTATATTCATTACGTTTAGAAATTAGTAATCGGAATTTAATTACTGATATCACTTCAGCAATTACAAAAATTCCCGGGTATTTAGTAACGTTCCTTGTATATCTAATTGCATTGTTTTTATTTTTATTAGAGCTTCCTCGCTTGAAGGTTCAAATGTATTCTTACTTATCAGAGAAAACTGCAGATAAAGTTAATTTTATGGCTTCTCGTTTATCATATGTTATTTTTGGTTTTTTCAAAGCTCAATTTCTTGTTAGTATAATTATATTCCTCGTTTCACTTGTAGGACTATTGTTAATCGCACCTGAAGTAGCCTTGTTAATGGCATTTATCATATGGTTAATTGATTTTATACCTATTATAGGCTCAATAGCAATTCTAGCACCTTGGGCACTCTTCCAGCTGTTAACCGGAGATGTCGCTATGGCAACACAATTATTTATATTAGCAGCAGTGTTACTAATCATACGTCGTACAGTAGAACCTAAGGTAATGGGACAACATATTGGTCTTTCACCATTAGCAACTCTTATCGCAATGTATCTAGGCTTAATGCTTTTTGGTATTATTGGTTTCATCATCGGACCTCTAATCGTCATCGCATTCACATCAGCTAAAGAAGCTGGCATAATTAAATTAAATTTTAAAGTATAG
- the cyoE gene encoding heme o synthase, giving the protein MGATNVINSTNTSNSIQVSQQKSWKDYLTLAKMGIVTSNLITTFAGLFLAAKYTGVSLSDNLHIVLFALVGAALVMAGGCTLNNFIDRDIDPIMERTKERPSVTGRFQPNQILWVGIIQSALGILLLYLTTPVAGLIGIIGLLVYVVIYTMWLKRTHSLNTIAGSVSGAVPPLIGWAAVDPGLHTFAWVLFFIMFLWQPPHFLALAMKRCEEYRAAGIPMLPVVAGFEITKRQMVVYVAALIPVSLMLYSFGMVYSIIAAILGIGWLILGFAGFKMKDDIKWARLMFVYSLNYLTIIFVLMVIVHI; this is encoded by the coding sequence ATTGGGGCAACAAACGTAATTAATTCGACAAATACCAGTAATTCCATACAAGTTTCTCAGCAAAAATCATGGAAAGATTACTTAACTCTTGCTAAGATGGGTATAGTCACCTCGAATCTTATTACAACGTTTGCCGGTTTATTTTTAGCAGCAAAGTATACGGGGGTTAGTTTGTCAGATAACTTGCACATTGTTTTATTTGCACTTGTCGGTGCAGCTCTAGTAATGGCAGGTGGATGTACACTAAATAACTTCATTGATAGAGACATCGATCCAATTATGGAGAGAACGAAGGAGAGACCGTCAGTAACTGGCAGGTTCCAACCTAATCAAATTCTTTGGGTAGGCATAATACAATCAGCTCTAGGTATATTACTTCTATATTTAACAACACCTGTTGCTGGATTAATAGGTATAATTGGTTTACTCGTTTATGTCGTTATCTATACTATGTGGCTAAAACGAACTCATTCATTGAACACGATTGCAGGGAGTGTCTCTGGCGCAGTACCCCCACTTATTGGCTGGGCTGCTGTTGATCCAGGTTTGCATACATTCGCATGGGTTTTATTTTTTATTATGTTCCTTTGGCAACCGCCACACTTCTTAGCGTTGGCTATGAAGCGTTGTGAAGAATACCGTGCAGCGGGGATACCTATGTTACCGGTTGTAGCAGGGTTTGAAATAACGAAGAGGCAAATGGTTGTTTATGTGGCTGCTCTCATTCCAGTATCATTAATGTTATACTCATTTGGGATGGTGTACTCAATAATTGCAGCTATTCTTGGAATTGGTTGGTTAATCCTTGGATTTGCAGGGTTCAAAATGAAAGACGATATTAAATGGGCTAGACTCATGTTCGTTTACTCTTTGAACTATTTAACCATTATTTTTGTTCTTATGGTCATTGTCCACATATAG